A region from the Oncorhynchus tshawytscha isolate Ot180627B linkage group LG26, Otsh_v2.0, whole genome shotgun sequence genome encodes:
- the LOC112225448 gene encoding atypical chemokine receptor 3: MSSFDLVELLDTWEDLNLTGLLENGTRVEMVGCPTAFDRSALLHSMCILYIFIFVVGLAANGLVLWVNVRSQRTTSSSSPRHETHLYIAHLAAADLCVCVTLPVWVSSLAQHGHWPFGEVACKLTHLLFSVNLFSSIFFLACMSVDRYLSVTRPADSEDGGRRRKLIRRSVCVGVWLLALVASLPDTYFLQAVRSSHGEVVLCRPVYPEEHSREWMVGVQLSFILLGFVLPFPVIALAYALLAQALSSTSCSSSAMEQERRVSRRVILAYTVVFLGCWGPYHGVLLADALSLLGLVPLSCGLENALYVALHLTQCLSLLHCCFNPILYNFLNRNYRYDLMKAFIFKYSTRTGLTRLIEQPHISETEYSAVAVENPPQI, encoded by the coding sequence ATGAGCAGCTTTGATTTGGTTGAGCTGCTGGACACTTGGGAGGACCTGAACCTCACGGGCCTCCTGGAGAACGGGACGCGTGTGGAGATGGTCGGGTGTCCAACAGCATTCGACCGCAGCGCCCTGCTCCACTCCATGTGCATCCTTTACATCTTCATCTTCGTGGTCGGTTTGGCCGCCAACGGCCTCGTCCTCTGGGTCAATGTCCGCTCCCAGCGCACCACCTCCAGCTCCTCCCCTCGCCATGAGACCCACCTCTACATCGCCCACCTGGCGGcggctgacctgtgtgtgtgcgtcacgCTGCCCGTGTGGGTGAGTTCCCTGGCGCAGCATGGCCACTGGCCCTTCGGCGAGGTGGCGTGTAAGCTCACCCACCTGCTCTTCTCTGTTAACCTCTTCAGCTCCATCTTCTTCCTGGCCTGTATGAGTGTCGACCGCTACCTGAGCGTGACACGGCCCGCCGACAGTGAGGATGGGGGACGACGGCGGAAGCTGATTCGCCGTAGCGTGTGCGTAGGGGTGTGGCTCCTGGCTCTGGTGGCCTCCCTGCCCGATACCTACTTCCTGCAGGCGGTGAGGTCATCACACGGGGAGGTAGTGCTGTGCAGGCCGGTGTACCCAGAGGAACACTCCAGGGAGTGGATGGTGGGAGTTCAGCTGAGCTTCATCCTGCTTGGTTTCGTCCTACCCTTCCCTGTCATCGCTCTGGCCTATGCCCTCCTGGCCCaagccctctcctccacctcctgttCCTCCTCGGCGATGGAGCAGGAGCGTCGTGTGAGCCGCAGGGTGATCCTGGCCTATACCGTGGTATTCCTGGGCTGTTGGGGGCCCTACCACGGAGTGCTCCTGGCCGATGCCCTCTCCCTGCTGGGCCTGGTTCCTCTGAGCTGTGGGCTGGAGAACGCCCTCTACGTGGCGCTGCACCTCACccagtgtctgtccctgctcCACTGCTGCTTCAACCCCATCCTCTACAACTTCCTCAACAGGAACTACCGCTATGACCTGATGAAGGCCTTTATCTTTAAGTACTCCACACGTACAGGCCTGACCAGGCTCATAGAGCAGCCCCACATCTCTGAGACAGAGTACTCTGCTGTCGCCGTGGAGAACCCACCACAGATCTGA
- the LOC121841033 gene encoding extensin-like: MTVPPTRTPRPGPLTWTPNLTPDQDPQSWIPDPDPRPGPLTGPLTRTPRQGPLTWTPNLTPTRTPSPGSLTRTPDQDPWPGPRPGPRTPDEDPRPGPLDQYPRPGPPAGPPTRTPDQDPRPGPLTRTPDQDLQPGPPARTPRPVPRPGPRSRPQTRTPDPDPRPGPPARTPDQDP; this comes from the exons atgacagtacccccaacCAGGACCCCCAGACCAGGACCCCTGACCTGGACCCCGAACTTGACCCCTGACCAGGACCCCCAGTCCTGGATCCCTGACCCGGACCCCCGACCAGGACCCCTGACAGGACCCCTGACCAGGACCCCCAGACAAGGACCCCTGACCTGGACCCCGAACTTGACCCCGACCAGGACCCCCAGTCCTGGATCCCTGACCCGGACCCCCGACCAGGACCCCTGGCCAGGACCCCGACCTGGACCCCGGACCCCTGACGAGGACCCCCGACCAGGACCCCTAGACCAGTACCCCCGACCAGGACCCCCGGCAG GACCCCCGACCAGGACCCCTGACCAGGACCCCAGACCAGGACCCCTGACCCGGACCCCCGACCAGGACCTCCAGCCAGGACCTCCGGCCAGGACCCCTAGACCAGTACCCCGACCAGGACCCCGTTCCAGACCCCAGACCAGGACCCCCGACCCAGACCCCAGACCAGGACCTCCAGCCAGGACCCCCGACCAGGACCCCTAG